One genomic segment of Candidatus Cloacimonadota bacterium includes these proteins:
- a CDS encoding NifB/NifX family molybdenum-iron cluster-binding protein — MKIAFTTKGTDWNAHIDPRFGRTDYFLIYDDEKDELTSIDNTDVSEVAHGAGPRTAQRLFEQKPDVLITGNGPGGNAATVLQQSGIKIITGAGNMTAKQALDAYKKGEL; from the coding sequence ATGAAAATAGCATTTACAACAAAAGGAACCGATTGGAATGCTCATATTGATCCTCGATTTGGAAGAACTGATTACTTCCTTATTTATGATGATGAAAAAGATGAATTAACATCAATCGATAACACAGACGTTTCTGAAGTAGCTCATGGTGCAGGACCGAGAACTGCACAAAGACTTTTCGAGCAAAAACCGGATGTTTTAATAACCGGTAATGGACCGGGAGGTAATGCAGCAACCGTTCTTCAACAATCTGGTATCAAAATTATTACCGGTGCAGGAAACATGACCGCGAAACAAGCGCTTGATGCATACAAAAAAGGTGAATTGTAA